In Acidimicrobiia bacterium, the sequence GTCCGGTGACCCAACTCCGCGGCTCGGAGGCCTGTGGCGGCGGCGACGGTGGTCTTGCCGACTCCCCCCTTGCCGGTCACCAGAACAACGCGCATCAGGCGGTTTGGACTTCCTCAACCCGCTTCTTGAGGCCGCGCAGTGCCGTCCCGACCAGTTGCTTCTCGGCCTGGCGGCGCAGGAATCCCGGAAGCGGGAAGGAGTAGTCGACCTTCAGTGCGTAGACGACCTCAGTGCCGCCGTCTTCGAGTTCCGTCAGGTCGTACGAGCCCTCCATCTCAGTGATGTCGTTCCCCGGGAGGGCCGTCCACATAATGCGGTGAGGAACCTCGTATTCGTACTCGAGCTCGTATGAGATGACCTTGACCATGGCGTCGACCTCGAAAAGGGCACGCTCCGCCAGCCCGTCATCCCGTTCGGCGGTGACGGTGACGGACCGCATGGCGGTGATCCACTCAGGGTAGGTTGGGAGATCGGCGAGTACCGAAAACACGTCCGCAGGAGCAGCAGATATCTCGATGCTTTGAACGGCGCCTTCAGCCATGAACCTTCTTTCTCGAACTGACAACAGGGTAGTCGGACGGTGACTAGCCGGGCACCCAGGCCGAGATCGACACGAACTCGAGGCCTGCGACGACCGGCTCCGCTCCATCCGGATGCGCGGACCGGAAGACCTTGACCCCCTCCTCGAGTTCATCGTCCTCGATCAGCTGGAGGGTGCTGACGAATCGGGCTCTAAACGCCTCCTCCCATTCAGCCACGGTCCGCTCGACCCGTTCGACGATCCCTCCGAGCGCCACCCGCTCCATTCCTGAGGAGGCGAAATGGTCCGCCACCACTGCCACATCGGGAAAACGGCGCACATCGTGTTCGCGAACAGAGGGAAACCACCTCCCGGTGAAGGAGGTTTCCAGGTAGTTCCTGGTGAACGTCCAGATCCACACCTTTCCGCCGGGCCGGACGACCCGGACGGCTTCGGTCACTGCATCGAGCCAGTCGCCGTAGTGCAGAGATAGATGGAAGTAGGCCATGTCGAATGAGTGATCGGAAAACGGCAATCGCTGGGAGACGCCCCCGACGACCTGCAGGCGGCGCCCGTGCGCCTTCGCCCTTTGCGCTGCCGATGGATCAACGAGCACCGGCACAAAACCCTCGGTCCTCATGACCTCCGAGTGAGCCCCTGTTCCCCCTCCGATGTCCAGCACCCGGGCTCCATGGGCCAGCCCGGCGAGCGCCGTCCTGACGCGGTCCGCTCCTTCGACTCGCAGGGGGCGGAACCGGTACGTCTCGGAGAGGTGGTCGAGATCAACGTCAGGCGTGACGAACCGCCCGCGCCGTTGCCCTGAAATAGCCGACGTTGACGCACCGGGTGCGCCCGACCCGCCACTGTGATGCTTGTGGTTGGTGGATGTCCCCGAAGTAGTGCACGAGGGGTTGGTGCCGATAAAGGTACTCGGCGACCGCTTCCGAACCGCCCTCGAGCCGGCCCGTGATCACATCGAACCGCAGCGGATCGATCGAAGGGGGCACATGTGTCCCGAGCACGTCAACAGGCCCCATATCTTCGAGCAACCGCGCCATTTCCTCTTCGCTGATCTCCCCGGCGGCGTTGAGGCCGGTCTTGGAACCACCACCGACAATTCCCATTCGTAGCCCTTCGAACTCAACTACTTCACCGTTCACGTACTGGAAGCCGTCCGGAAGGTGGGATTGGAGCAGAGCCGGAACGTCGACGTTGCCATGGGTAACGAAGCCGGAACCTCCGGCCAGGGCCGACCGCATCGCCGCGTACTGAGCCGCGATAGCGCCGCCAACCTGGGCGCGGACCTCCTCCTCCCGGCCGGCCGACCGCTCCCTCCACAGGCGGCGCGAGGCAGCGAAGTCACCCTGCCTCCGATACCGGGCCGCCGCCTGCGCGAACTCCACGCCGAAGACTTCCGCGGCAATCCCCTCGCCCGTTCGGTAGTCCACGAAATTGATGAGATCGCCGAGGACGACCACCCGTTCACCGGTCGCGATGACCCGGGCGAGATCGTCGAACGCCCCATGGACATCTGCCACCAGCAGCATTCAGTCAGCATCCCGTTCGGAGCCCGGATCGTACCGGTAGGCGTAGGCGGCGAATACCAGCGCGGCGACGAGCGCCGCCGCTATCGCGGCTGCCGTCGGCCATCCCCCGTAGGATGCCGACAGTCCGCCGATTCCGAAGGCGGTCAACCCTCCCACGACGCCTCGCCCGGTTGCTCCAAAGCGTTCATCGGGATGCACAGGCCGGGCACTATTCGACTCTGAGAGTCCACCAATGAGAATCCAGGCGACCAGCGCGACCAGGCCGATTACGAGGCTCAGGCCGTACACCCCGTTCACGGTGCCGTCCCTTCGCCCGTAATGGAGACGGCCGCCACGATCACGAGCATGAATACCAACCCCATGGCCGAGGTCACCACCCGGGGTCGGAGCAGTGTGGCACCCTCGTTGCCCGCCGCCAGGCGGGTGGCGTCGTAGATGGAGATCGCCCAGGCGACAACGGTGAAAACCAGCAGGACGATTCCGACGGGGCGTCGATTGCCTCCGATCATGAGGATGCCAAATGCCAGGCTGGCAATGAGCAAGCCCGCCACTGCCAGACCGAGAGCAGATTCGCCGACCTTGAAGTGCCCGCCGCCGGGCAGGAGGCCCCACAGGGCGGCCTTGGAGGCTTCGATTTCGGGTCGATCTTCCTCACCGGCTCCGAAAGCCTCGTAGATGGAGGTCTGGCACGATCGACAGCTGTCAACGGACACCAGATTGACCGTCCCGCAGACCCTGCAGGTCCAGCCATCGGTGACGATGCCGCCGGCCGTAGCGGGCTGTGGTAGGGACACGCCGGGCGGCCGATCATGGCGGGTGGGCGGGGCCGGTGGGCCGCCCGGACCCCTCGGCCCACCGACTGGCGGAGCCGGCCTTGCCCGATCCGGTTGAGGTTGCACCGGTTGGCTGGGGGGAGGAGATTCGGGCATGGCCGGGGAGGACGCCGCCGCAAAACTCGCATAACACTGTCCGCACCACTCGGCTCCGACTGGATTGGCAGCCCCGCAGGCGGGACACGTGACGATGTCTGGCATGACGCCGTCAGGGTACCGCGCTCAGCACAGACGGCCAGATCATCAAGCTGTGACGGCACCGTCCTCTGCAGAACCGACCAGGCGTGCGTACTTGGCCAGAGCGCCCGTCGTGTACCGGGGTTCCGGGGGTTTCCATCCTGCCCGGCGGGTGGCCAGGGTCACCTCATCGACGAGAAGGTCCAATCGTCGAGCGGGGAGGTCAACGCGGATCCGATCCCCCTCCTCAACGAGGGCCAGGGCGCCGCCGTTTGCTGCTTCCGGGGCCACGTGCCCGATGCAGAGACCCGTCGTACCGCCGGAGAATCGTCCGTCGGTGATCAGCAATACATCCTTGCCGAGGCCGGCACCCTTGATGGCCGCCGTGATCTGCAACATCTCCCGCATGCCTGGCCCACCCTTCGGACCCTCATAGCGGATGACGACCACGTCGCCCGGGGCCAGATCGTGCCTGAACAGGGCCTCCAGCGCCCCTTGCTCGTCGTCGAAGACCCGGGCGGAGCCCTCGAAGGTGTTCAGTTCAATGCCTGCGATCTTCACAACGGCGCCTTCGAGCGCCAGCGAACCGCGCAGCACGGCGATGCCTCCCTCGGGCGCCAGCGGATTGTCACTGGATCTGATCACATCCTGATCGCCGGGAAAGGTGACCCCTGTGAGATTCTCAGCGACCGTCTTGCCGGTAACGGTTGGGATGTCGCCGTTGATGAGGCCCTCATCGAACAGTGCTCGCATCACGACCGGCACCCCCCCGATGTGATCGAGGTCGACCATGTGATAGGCGCCGAACGGCTTGAGGTCGCCGATGTGCGGCGTACGGCGGCTGATGATGTCGAAATCCTCCAGGGTCAATTCCACTCCAGCCTCATGGGCGATCGCCAGAAGATGTAACACCGCGTTCGTCGACCCTCCCAGGGCCATGACCGTCGTGATGGCGTTCTCGAAGGCAGGACGGGTCATGATCTGCCGTGGCCGCAGGTTGGCATCGAGGAGTCGCATCACGGCTACTCCAGACTGCACCGCATAGTCCTCAAGGCGCGGGTCGGGGGCCGGGACGGTCGCGCTTCCGGGCAACGACATTCCGATCGCTTCACCGACCGATGCCATCGTGTTGGCCGTGAACATTCCCGCGCACGAACCCTCCCCGGGACAGGCGGACTGCTCGATCCCGAGTAATTCCTCCTTGGTGATGGTCCCTTCACTGAAGGCCCCGATCCCTTCGAACACGTCGACGATCGAGATGTCCTTCCCGCGCCAGCGACCGGGCAGACTCGAACCCCCGTACAGGAACACGCTCGGGAGGTTGGTGCGGGCTGCGGCCATCAGCATGCCGGGGAGGGACTTGTCGCAGCCGGCAATCGTGACCATGGCGTCGAAACGTTCGGCATGCATCACCAGTTCGACCGAGTCGGCGATCACCTCTCTGCTGACGAGCGACGCCCGCATCCCTTCGTGCCCCATCGCGATCCCGTCGGACACGGCAATGGTGGCGAAGGTGAGCCCGATGCCGCCTTCCGCCCGGACACCCTCTTTCGCCCGTGCCGCCAGTCGAGGGCCGGAGAGGTTGCAGGGGGTAACCTCGTTGCCTGCCGAAACAAGGCCGACTTGCGGCTTGGCGAAGTCCTCCTCTTCGAGGCCGACGGCCCGGAGCATTGCTCGCGCTCCTGCCTTGGCCGGTCCTTCCGTCACATCCTGGGAGTGGATCTTGCGCGTCATGTGAGCATGGTACGCAGCGCGGGTGAGTCAGGAGGCATCAATCGAGATTGCCGAGCGCGGCGTCGATCTCGCCCAGCACAGCCGGATCGTGCTCCACTGCTCTGCGTGCGGCCAAGGCGGGCCTGGCCTCTTCACCCATCTCTCCGAGGGCCCAGGCCGCATGGCACCGAAGCGTTGCACGGCGATGGCCGAGGTACCGTGCCAGGATCGGGAGGTGTTCTGGTAGACCCGAGTTACCGAGCGCGATGAGAGCGTTCCGCCGGATGTAGTCCGGGTCGCGCTTGGGGATGAACCAGTGTCCGGCGAAATCGAGCAACGCCTCATCATCGGCCGACAGAAGCTCGGTAAGGTCGATCCGCTCACTCTCCACCGTCTGTTCCAGAGAGTTGTGCCCGGGCGGGCAGGCGTCGAGGCAGTCATCGCAGCCGTAGATGCGATCTCCCCACGGCCTGCGCAACGAAACCGGGATGACACCGGCAGTCTGAGCCCAGTAGGCAATGCATCGTGTCGCATCGAGGACCCCGGGTGCGATCAAGGCTCCCGTGGGACACGCCGGAATACAAGCGTCGCATTTGCCGCAGTCGCGTCGCATCGCTTCGCTCACGGGGAGATCGGCGTCGGTGACGATCGAACCCAACAGCAACCACGGTCCGTGCTTCGGTGATATCACCATCGTGCTCTTACCCCACCAGGCGACCCCGGCCCTGACCGCGGCGGCACGATCCACCAGCCGGCCGTCATCGACCAGAGCTTCCACCCGGAACCCCGACGCCGCCAGCAGCTCTGTCAGCATTCCGAGACCGGCACGGAGCGGGGCGTAGTGATCCCGGGTCGCGAACCGGGCTATTCGCCCACCTGCGCCGTCGGGCGGACCGGGCGAGCCGGCCATGGGAACATACGTGCTCGCCGCAACGACGAGTGACTTCGCCCACGGGAACGACCGGCGAACATCTGTAGCGAGATCCGGATCGCGATAGGTGAATCCAAGCCGGCCCGACAAGCCGCCGGCCTTTCGCTCGTGCATAGTCCGCCCCACCGCCTCAAACGGCTCAGCTGAGGCGATCCCGAAACCATCGAGTCCGGCGTGATCAGCGGCAGCCCGCAAGCGCACAACAAGTTGTTCCACCCGCACAGGCTACGGCGTCTGCGTCATCCATTTGCAGCTGTTGGTTCTTCCCTGCGTGGAATCAGCCGGAGCCGGGGAACAAGCCCCACTTCGGCCAGGTTTCCCAACGCCTCGGTCTCCGTGTCGTTCAGTTCCACCGGCCCGGCCGCGAGCAGGTACGTAACCACGCAATCCGTGCACGCATCCGTGTTGCGCATCGCGCAGACGTCACAATCGATTCGCATGGCTTCCTTCCTGTTCGTGATTCCTCGCTCACCGTATCGTGAGGGTGGGACAGAAAAGGAGCCGCGGGTTCCGGGTCGCGGGTCGCGGGTCGCGGGTCGCTACACGGCGCCAAGCAGACCCAGCACCTCGTCGTGGACCAGGCCGTTGCTCGATATCGCCGTGCCCCCTTCGTATGTCGTCCGACCACGGAAGTCGGTGAACCGTCCGCCGGCTTCCTCAACGATGATTTGGAGGGCGGCAAGATCCCACGGGTTGACGATCGGCTCTGCGGCGATATCCACTGCGCCCTCCGCTACGAGCATGTGCGACCAGAAATCCCCGAATCCCCTCGTACGCCAGCAGCGCCTGGAGAGCGACCGACCCTCTTCTCCAAGGCCGTGGTCATCGAAGTCGAGGAGACTACTGATCGACAGCTGTGCGTCTTCCAAAGCGGCGATACTGGAAACGCTGATCGGTTCACCGTTGAGAAATGCACCGTGGCCGTTTGCCGCCCACCATCGGCGGCCGAGGGCGGGAGCGGTGACGACACCGACCTCTGCATGCCCGGCTCGTGTCAGGGCGATCAGGGTGGCGAACACAGGGATACCGCGCACGTAGTTCATGGTGGCGTCGATTGGATCGATGATCCACGTCCACTCACCCGACCCAGACGTGCCGTACTCCTCCCCCAGGACCGCGTGATTCACCCGCTGCTCGGTAATTCGCTCACGAAGGAGTTGTTCAACTCGTCGGTCGGCTTCTGAAACGGGTGTCATGTCCGGCTTCGTGTCTACGACCAGATCCAGCGCCTTGAAGCCGGCCAGAGTTACGCGATCGGCGAGGTCGGCTAGACCTAGCGCAAACTCGAGTTCGATGGGGAGGTCCATCACCTGCCTCGCATCCATCCAACGAACGATTCGCTCCATAGGGCGATGGCGCCGTTGTACTCTGCACGTTCTCGCACTTCTCGATCCGTGGATACCACGATCACGTCGCCGGGGAGGACTGCTGCCAGTCGAACGACCTCGTCGTCTGCGCTGCGCACGAACCTGGTTTCGATCGGACCGGGGATTGTTGCTTCCTCCTCAGTCGAATCGAACACGAGGACGATCGGCAATGGACCTTTTGCCAAACGTCGGAGGCGGATCAGGCCCTCCCTGACCTGTTCACGCAACTCCGGTGTAGAAAACCTGCTCTCGTCGAGTTGGAACGAAACGTTGTAGCCGTCGACGACGAGGGTTATGGGTCGCTCCTGCTGCAGCATCCAACGGATTGCGTCGACCTGATCCGGCCGGATACCGTCTGGAACGACGAGCGCGGGAGGCTTCCCGCCCTTGATGTCTGCATCGGTCGAGCGGGGGCGCATCGCCAACATGAGCTCATCGAGCATCTTCGCCATCTCGAGGGGATCACCGGTCCGCCAGATCCGAGGGCTTCCGTCGTCTTCGCCGGTGCGCTCGGCCCGCCGTTCTTTGAGCAGCATGTGCTTGAGCGACTCGATCCGGCCATCAGCCTCGACCAGGTCTGTCCGTAACCGACCGACCTCGGCCCGCGCCTTTCGCAAATCCTTCTCGAGATCTGCCGAAGGTGCGGCCGCCGCAGTGCGGGCGGCCTCGGCGGCGATTCTCGCTTCCTTGACCTTCTTATCCGCCGTCCGCCGGGCGTCCGCAAGAGCGGCCCGAGCAGAGCGTTCCTTCTCTTTGGACGCCTCGAGGGCCGACTTC encodes:
- the queG gene encoding tRNA epoxyqueuosine(34) reductase QueG, with translation MEQLVVRLRAAADHAGLDGFGIASAEPFEAVGRTMHERKAGGLSGRLGFTYRDPDLATDVRRSFPWAKSLVVAASTYVPMAGSPGPPDGAGGRIARFATRDHYAPLRAGLGMLTELLAASGFRVEALVDDGRLVDRAAAVRAGVAWWGKSTMVISPKHGPWLLLGSIVTDADLPVSEAMRRDCGKCDACIPACPTGALIAPGVLDATRCIAYWAQTAGVIPVSLRRPWGDRIYGCDDCLDACPPGHNSLEQTVESERIDLTELLSADDEALLDFAGHWFIPKRDPDYIRRNALIALGNSGLPEHLPILARYLGHRRATLRCHAAWALGEMGEEARPALAARRAVEHDPAVLGEIDAALGNLD
- a CDS encoding class I SAM-dependent methyltransferase — translated: MRVEGADRVRTALAGLAHGARVLDIGGGTGAHSEVMRTEGFVPVLVDPSAAQRAKAHGRRLQVVGGVSQRLPFSDHSFDMAYFHLSLHYGDWLDAVTEAVRVVRPGGKVWIWTFTRNYLETSFTGRWFPSVREHDVRRFPDVAVVADHFASSGMERVALGGIVERVERTVAEWEEAFRARFVSTLQLIEDDELEEGVKVFRSAHPDGAEPVVAGLEFVSISAWVPG
- a CDS encoding metallophosphoesterase; this encodes MLLVADVHGAFDDLARVIATGERVVVLGDLINFVDYRTGEGIAAEVFGVEFAQAAARYRRQGDFAASRRLWRERSAGREEEVRAQVGGAIAAQYAAMRSALAGGSGFVTHGNVDVPALLQSHLPDGFQYVNGEVVEFEGLRMGIVGGGSKTGLNAAGEISEEEMARLLEDMGPVDVLGTHVPPSIDPLRFDVITGRLEGGSEAVAEYLYRHQPLVHYFGDIHQPQASQWRVGRTRCVNVGYFRATARAVRHA
- a CDS encoding NYN domain-containing protein, with product MKCSNTLLKLLDPVLEAARGVLRDLEPEEVPASLRKVAKNSGRRLTPPYARSLLYEIDENTWLRDKVTDAMVEADPESGEPDLAAAGLFLHRPEDWEQSLLALSADREQAQMGTEVVALQQTMERMKSALEASKEKERSARAALADARRTADKKVKEARIAAEAARTAAAAPSADLEKDLRKARAEVGRLRTDLVEADGRIESLKHMLLKERRAERTGEDDGSPRIWRTGDPLEMAKMLDELMLAMRPRSTDADIKGGKPPALVVPDGIRPDQVDAIRWMLQQERPITLVVDGYNVSFQLDESRFSTPELREQVREGLIRLRRLAKGPLPIVLVFDSTEEEATIPGPIETRFVRSADDEVVRLAAVLPGDVIVVSTDREVRERAEYNGAIALWSESFVGWMRGR
- the hisN gene encoding histidinol-phosphatase translates to MDARQVMDLPIELEFALGLADLADRVTLAGFKALDLVVDTKPDMTPVSEADRRVEQLLRERITEQRVNHAVLGEEYGTSGSGEWTWIIDPIDATMNYVRGIPVFATLIALTRAGHAEVGVVTAPALGRRWWAANGHGAFLNGEPISVSSIAALEDAQLSISSLLDFDDHGLGEEGRSLSRRCWRTRGFGDFWSHMLVAEGAVDIAAEPIVNPWDLAALQIIVEEAGGRFTDFRGRTTYEGGTAISSNGLVHDEVLGLLGAV
- the ilvD gene encoding dihydroxy-acid dehydratase, with product MTRKIHSQDVTEGPAKAGARAMLRAVGLEEEDFAKPQVGLVSAGNEVTPCNLSGPRLAARAKEGVRAEGGIGLTFATIAVSDGIAMGHEGMRASLVSREVIADSVELVMHAERFDAMVTIAGCDKSLPGMLMAAARTNLPSVFLYGGSSLPGRWRGKDISIVDVFEGIGAFSEGTITKEELLGIEQSACPGEGSCAGMFTANTMASVGEAIGMSLPGSATVPAPDPRLEDYAVQSGVAVMRLLDANLRPRQIMTRPAFENAITTVMALGGSTNAVLHLLAIAHEAGVELTLEDFDIISRRTPHIGDLKPFGAYHMVDLDHIGGVPVVMRALFDEGLINGDIPTVTGKTVAENLTGVTFPGDQDVIRSSDNPLAPEGGIAVLRGSLALEGAVVKIAGIELNTFEGSARVFDDEQGALEALFRHDLAPGDVVVIRYEGPKGGPGMREMLQITAAIKGAGLGKDVLLITDGRFSGGTTGLCIGHVAPEAANGGALALVEEGDRIRVDLPARRLDLLVDEVTLATRRAGWKPPEPRYTTGALAKYARLVGSAEDGAVTA
- a CDS encoding SRPBCC family protein encodes the protein MAEGAVQSIEISAAPADVFSVLADLPTYPEWITAMRSVTVTAERDDGLAERALFEVDAMVKVISYELEYEYEVPHRIMWTALPGNDITEMEGSYDLTELEDGGTEVVYALKVDYSFPLPGFLRRQAEKQLVGTALRGLKKRVEEVQTA